A region from the Rosa rugosa chromosome 6, drRosRugo1.1, whole genome shotgun sequence genome encodes:
- the LOC133716580 gene encoding uncharacterized protein LOC133716580 gives MTGVRISSRLQHQTANDQLLINVTTEEQNDNVMSASNQDPPTGPTKKVRGKTRGVNAYKVLSQLIAKIPVTLTEQNGRPTCPYSEMLANEIGFTVRNHAPLNVEKWKKIPKIEVDKLVKRITNKFDIDMSLPWVERYVITTYSGKEWEFLCARFSSEKFQIRSEKNAINRSKLTHHHKAGSKSFMSHQEQIAAQTGEMQDAIDRFETEYKSTKKCWDLGAKAKWDEMIKMRTETTQPDGTRTMTDDEICAKVLGVKSGYIKGCGFGPRPPPSRVSHSSINEMSEKNKELQEQLQETQHLVGTQQQKIDAQNEVIQRLEEQAKKFEEFMANFSRQHPSS, from the exons ATGACAGGGGTCAGAATTAGTTCACGTCTTCAGCATCAAACTGCTAATGATCAGCTATTGATAAATGTTACAACTGAAGAGCAAAATGATAATGTGATGTCAGCCAGTAATCAAGACCCTCCTACAG GTCCAACAAAAAAGGTGCGGGGAAAGACAAGAGGAGTGAATGCATATAAGGTGCTTTCTCAATTGATTGCTAAAATACCTGTCACTCTGACCGAACAAAATGGTAGGCCTACATGCCCATATTCTGAAATGTTGGCCAATGAAATTGGTTTCACAGTTCGAAACCATGCCCCACTAAATGTGGAAAAATGGAAGAAGATTCCGAAAATTGAAGTGGATAAGTTGGTTAAAAGAATAACG AACAAGTTTGACATTGACATGTCTCTCCCTTGGGTCGAGAGATATGTAATTACAACAT ACTCAGGAAAAGAATGGGAGTTTCTCTGTGCTCGTTTTTCTAGTGAAAAGTTTCAG ATTCGTTCAGAGAAGAATGCTATAAATAGGTCAAAGTTGACACATCACCACAAAGCTGGGTCAAAGTCATTTATGTCTCACCAAGAGCAAATT GCAGCACAGACTGGAGAGATGCAAGATGCAATTGATCGCTTTGAAACAGAGTACAAAAGCACTAAAAAATGTTGGGACTTGGGAGCAAAAGCAAAGTGG GATGAAATGATTAAGATGCGAACTGAGACAACTCAACCTGATGGAACTCGGACAATGACAGATGATGAAATTTGTGCAAAAGTCCTCGGAGTCAAATCAGGCTACATCAAGGGTTGTGGTTTTGGCCCTAGACCTCCACCATCAAGGGTCTCTCATTCGTCGATAAATGAAATGTCTGAAAAGAACAAAGAGTTGCAAGAACAGCTTCAAGAGACCCAACACCTTGTAGGGACTCAACAACAAAAGATTGATGCACAAAATGAGGTGATCCAAAGATTGGAGGAGCAAGccaaaaagtttgaggagttcATGGCTAACTTTTCCAGGCAACATCCATCAAGTTAG